In Persicimonas caeni, a single window of DNA contains:
- a CDS encoding cation diffusion facilitator family transporter: MGHTHEHGHSHGHSHHPERGNRERNRKRLAWTLALVMIYMVAEVIGGILTNSLALLADAGHMLSDAASLALALFAMWIARRPPTAERTYGYYRAEILAALFNGATLVAISIYIFYEAYQRFAEPPEVLGPWMMAVAGGGLVINLAGLWLLHAGKSENLNMRGAWLHVLGDTLGSVGAIGAGALIWAFGWTWADPLASVIIGLLILFSAWNLLNESVAVLMEGAPGHIDVDEVRDAMRKVDGVLAVHDLHIWTISSGLISLSAHVDVGTLDGYSELLGELRELLSQEFGIGHTTIQIEPAEYEHEALEY; this comes from the coding sequence ATGGGTCACACGCACGAGCACGGGCATAGTCACGGTCACAGTCACCATCCCGAGCGCGGCAACCGCGAGCGCAACCGGAAACGGTTGGCTTGGACCCTCGCGCTGGTGATGATCTACATGGTCGCCGAGGTGATCGGCGGTATCCTGACCAACTCGCTGGCGCTTCTGGCCGACGCGGGTCATATGCTCTCGGACGCTGCGTCGCTCGCGCTGGCGCTCTTTGCCATGTGGATCGCCCGACGCCCGCCCACCGCCGAGCGCACATACGGCTACTACCGCGCCGAGATCTTGGCCGCGCTCTTCAACGGGGCGACGCTCGTGGCCATCTCCATCTACATCTTCTACGAAGCCTACCAGCGCTTTGCCGAGCCGCCTGAAGTGCTCGGGCCGTGGATGATGGCCGTCGCCGGCGGCGGTCTGGTCATCAACTTGGCCGGGCTGTGGCTTCTGCATGCCGGCAAGTCCGAGAACCTGAACATGCGCGGCGCCTGGCTGCACGTGCTCGGCGACACGCTCGGCAGCGTGGGCGCCATCGGCGCCGGCGCGCTCATCTGGGCGTTCGGCTGGACCTGGGCCGACCCGCTCGCCTCGGTCATCATCGGCCTTCTCATTCTGTTCTCGGCTTGGAACCTGCTCAACGAGTCGGTGGCCGTGCTCATGGAGGGCGCCCCCGGCCATATCGACGTCGACGAGGTGCGCGACGCCATGCGGAAGGTCGACGGGGTGCTCGCCGTGCACGACCTGCACATTTGGACCATCTCCAGCGGGCTGATCTCGCTGTCGGCCCACGTCGACGTAGGCACCCTCGACGGCTATTCGGAACTGCTGGGTGAGCTGCGCGAGCTTCTAAGCCAAGAGTTCGGCATCGGGCACACGACGATTCAGATCGAGCCGGCCGAATACGAGCACGAGGCGTTGGAGTATTGA
- a CDS encoding ArsR/SmtB family transcription factor — MPTTARNFKNTVYGHLARVGKALSTGSRLELLDLLAQAPKTVAELAEGASLSVPNTSQHLRTLREVGLVTSERDGNHVIYRLAGPDVADFVSSMQQLATRRLADLEAAERSFFADSGEEVSADKLREWMRGGAVELVDVRPREEFDAGHIDGAVSVPIDELEGRVEELPRDRNIVVYCRGPYCTYAARGVELLQQKGFEALRLREGYPDWRARGYANEDQGKEHR, encoded by the coding sequence ATGCCCACAACCGCCCGAAACTTCAAAAACACCGTCTACGGCCACCTCGCCCGCGTCGGCAAAGCCCTCTCCACAGGCAGTCGCCTCGAACTCTTGGACCTGCTCGCCCAGGCCCCCAAGACGGTCGCCGAGCTCGCCGAAGGGGCAAGCCTGAGCGTGCCGAACACCTCGCAGCACCTCAGAACGCTACGCGAGGTCGGCCTGGTGACGAGCGAGCGCGACGGCAATCACGTCATCTACCGGCTCGCCGGTCCCGACGTCGCCGACTTCGTCAGCTCGATGCAGCAGCTCGCCACGCGTCGGCTCGCCGACCTCGAGGCGGCCGAGCGCAGCTTTTTTGCCGACTCCGGCGAGGAAGTCAGCGCCGATAAGCTGCGCGAGTGGATGCGCGGCGGGGCGGTGGAGTTGGTCGACGTGCGGCCGCGCGAGGAGTTCGACGCCGGGCATATCGACGGGGCGGTGTCGGTGCCCATCGACGAGCTCGAGGGCCGCGTCGAGGAGCTGCCGCGCGACCGAAATATCGTCGTGTACTGTCGCGGGCCGTACTGCACGTACGCCGCGCGCGGGGTCGAGCTTCTTCAACAAAAAGGCTTCGAGGCTCTGCGACTGCGCGAGGGGTATCCGGACTGGCGCGCTCGCGGCTACGCTAATGAGGACCAAGGCAAGGAACACCGATGA
- a CDS encoding MFS transporter, translating to MSSKSKTSKIQLGIRENLAQFSLLVLVNAFVGAMVGMERSILPPMAEEEFGLAVRTAILSFIAVFGLVKAATNYFAGRLGDAFGRKSVLIGGWLVAVPVPFLLMWAPTWGWVIFANVLLGASQGLTWSTTVIMKIDLAGPNKRGLAMGLNEFAGYFAVAGAALATGWVASEWGLRPEPFYLGVGFVALGLLLSVTLVRETKAHADYEAAHHADHLADRESLSQSEVFKRTSFTDPDLSSTSQAGLVNNLNDGMAWGLFPLYFAAAGMNIEQIGWLAAIYPAVWGIGQLFTGAWSDTVGRKWLIVAGMFIQAGGIAVTALSGEFWGFAAGAVLLGAGTALVYPTLLAAIGDVAHPSWRASSVGIYRLWRDSGYAVGALLAGAVADTLGFEWALWLIAGLTAVSGFVVVFRMRETLRS from the coding sequence ATGAGCAGTAAGTCGAAGACATCGAAGATCCAGCTGGGCATTCGCGAAAACCTCGCCCAGTTCAGCCTGCTCGTGCTGGTCAACGCCTTCGTCGGCGCGATGGTCGGCATGGAGCGGAGCATCCTGCCGCCGATGGCCGAAGAGGAGTTCGGCCTGGCGGTGCGCACCGCCATCCTGTCGTTCATCGCGGTCTTCGGCCTGGTCAAGGCGGCCACCAACTACTTCGCAGGCCGCTTGGGTGACGCCTTCGGGCGAAAGTCGGTGCTCATCGGCGGCTGGCTTGTGGCCGTGCCCGTGCCGTTCTTGCTCATGTGGGCGCCCACCTGGGGCTGGGTCATCTTCGCCAACGTGCTGCTCGGGGCGAGCCAGGGGCTTACCTGGTCGACCACCGTGATCATGAAGATCGACCTGGCCGGCCCCAACAAGCGCGGGTTGGCGATGGGCCTCAACGAGTTCGCCGGCTACTTCGCCGTGGCCGGCGCGGCGTTGGCCACCGGCTGGGTCGCCTCCGAGTGGGGCCTCCGTCCCGAGCCGTTCTACCTGGGTGTCGGCTTCGTGGCGCTGGGCCTCTTGTTGTCGGTCACGCTCGTGCGCGAGACCAAAGCCCACGCCGACTACGAAGCCGCCCACCACGCCGATCACCTGGCCGACCGCGAGTCGCTCAGTCAATCGGAGGTCTTCAAGCGCACCTCGTTCACCGACCCCGACCTCTCCTCGACCAGCCAGGCCGGTCTGGTCAACAACCTCAACGACGGCATGGCCTGGGGGCTCTTTCCGCTCTATTTCGCCGCCGCCGGCATGAATATCGAGCAGATCGGCTGGCTGGCCGCGATCTACCCGGCGGTGTGGGGTATCGGCCAGCTCTTCACGGGCGCGTGGTCCGACACGGTGGGCCGAAAATGGCTCATCGTCGCCGGCATGTTCATCCAGGCCGGCGGCATCGCGGTGACCGCGCTCTCCGGCGAGTTCTGGGGCTTCGCGGCCGGCGCGGTGTTGCTCGGCGCGGGCACCGCGCTCGTCTACCCCACGCTGTTGGCCGCCATCGGCGACGTCGCCCACCCCTCCTGGCGCGCCTCGTCGGTGGGCATCTACCGTCTCTGGCGCGACTCCGGCTACGCCGTCGGCGCACTCTTGGCCGGCGCGGTCGCCGATACGCTCGGCTTCGAGTGGGCGCTGTGGCTCATTGCGGGGTTGACGGCGGTTTCGGGCTTCGTGGTCGTGTTTCGGATGCGTGAGACGCTTCGCTCGTGA
- a CDS encoding NmrA family NAD(P)-binding protein yields MSNETKTAMVIGATGSFGGAVTRELLDRGWMVRALVRDVDAAQAKTEFGADVSLEYVQGDALVKEDVARAAKGADLLVDSFNVSYDKWDPLVIESAEIVAQVAAEEELLVLFPGNVYGLGPDFSEPLDEGAPKEAPSKKGALRNRIEGIFERAAGGGEGQGARFVVLRCGDFFGPDMPEGSSWFSILVDKALDGGAIVYPGDREVVHQWAYLPDAATAGVDLVERALDTGAFAPYEVFHFGGHAVTGDEMVGAIRRALGDSQRKVKGFMWWAITIASPFVPFLRELKEMRYLWDEPLVLDDAKLRQTLDRVPHTQLDVAVHRTLSGLASEKQIGGAQLDEADLPGLSGR; encoded by the coding sequence ATGAGCAACGAGACAAAGACGGCGATGGTGATTGGTGCGACGGGAAGCTTTGGCGGCGCGGTGACCCGCGAACTGCTCGACCGCGGCTGGATGGTGCGGGCGTTGGTGCGCGATGTCGACGCCGCGCAGGCCAAGACCGAGTTCGGCGCCGACGTAAGCCTCGAGTACGTGCAGGGCGACGCACTCGTCAAAGAGGACGTGGCGCGTGCGGCCAAAGGCGCGGACCTGTTGGTCGACTCCTTTAACGTCTCCTACGACAAATGGGACCCGCTGGTGATCGAGTCGGCCGAGATCGTCGCCCAGGTCGCCGCCGAGGAGGAGCTGTTGGTGCTCTTTCCGGGCAACGTCTACGGGCTCGGCCCCGACTTCAGCGAGCCGCTCGACGAGGGCGCGCCCAAGGAGGCGCCGTCGAAGAAGGGCGCGCTCAGAAACCGCATCGAGGGCATCTTCGAGAGGGCTGCGGGAGGAGGCGAAGGGCAGGGCGCGCGCTTCGTCGTCCTGCGCTGCGGCGACTTCTTCGGGCCTGACATGCCCGAGGGGAGTTCGTGGTTCTCGATCCTCGTCGACAAGGCCCTCGACGGCGGCGCCATCGTCTACCCGGGCGACCGCGAGGTCGTCCACCAGTGGGCTTACCTCCCCGATGCGGCCACCGCCGGCGTCGATTTGGTCGAGCGCGCGCTCGACACCGGTGCGTTCGCCCCCTATGAGGTCTTCCACTTCGGCGGCCACGCCGTCACCGGCGACGAGATGGTCGGCGCGATTCGCCGCGCGCTGGGAGATTCGCAGCGCAAGGTCAAAGGGTTTATGTGGTGGGCGATCACCATCGCCAGCCCCTTCGTGCCCTTTCTGCGCGAGCTCAAGGAGATGCGCTATCTGTGGGACGAGCCGCTCGTGCTCGACGACGCCAAGCTGCGCCAGACCCTCGACCGCGTCCCGCATACCCAACTCGACGTGGCGGTCCATCGCACGCTCTCCGGACTCGCCAGCGAAAAGCAGATCGGCGGCGCGCAGCTCGACGAAGCCGATTTGCCCGGCCTGTCGGGCCGCTGA
- a CDS encoding matrixin family metalloprotease, whose product MTCYETGPYACRTGETPKPVVWPYACQPYYVNEIGTSNADTPAGLSDDLLDAVKLSFEEWNQVGCSRMQMNFGGRTDVTEARFNQGPGAQNLNLVVWREENWNQVASNSTFALTSVSYNPNTGEIADADIEINAEIYTISVVDPVEANAVDLRNTLVHEIGHFIGLDHTPVEEATMYRSADIGETEKRTLHQDDIDGICHIYPASEIGASACDEPPEDVRCVNCDDDDNGGCCATTPAPAPTGLAWLIGAGGLLLAAGWRRRRF is encoded by the coding sequence ATGACCTGCTACGAAACGGGACCGTACGCCTGTCGCACCGGCGAGACGCCCAAGCCGGTGGTGTGGCCGTACGCCTGCCAGCCCTACTACGTCAACGAGATCGGCACCTCCAACGCCGACACGCCCGCGGGGCTGAGTGACGACTTGCTCGACGCGGTCAAACTCTCCTTCGAGGAATGGAACCAGGTCGGCTGCAGCCGCATGCAGATGAATTTCGGCGGCCGCACCGACGTGACCGAGGCCAGGTTCAACCAGGGCCCGGGCGCCCAGAACCTGAACCTGGTGGTCTGGCGCGAGGAGAACTGGAACCAGGTGGCCAGCAACTCGACGTTCGCGCTCACGAGCGTCAGCTACAACCCCAACACGGGCGAGATTGCCGACGCCGACATCGAGATCAACGCCGAGATCTACACGATCTCGGTGGTCGACCCGGTCGAGGCGAACGCCGTCGACCTGCGCAACACGCTGGTCCACGAGATCGGCCACTTTATCGGCCTCGACCACACGCCCGTCGAAGAGGCGACGATGTACCGCAGCGCCGATATCGGCGAGACCGAAAAGCGCACGCTGCATCAGGACGACATCGACGGCATCTGCCACATCTACCCGGCCAGCGAAATCGGAGCCTCGGCGTGTGACGAGCCCCCGGAAGATGTCCGATGCGTCAACTGCGACGACGACGACAACGGCGGCTGCTGCGCGACCACCCCGGCGCCAGCGCCCACCGGCCTCGCCTGGCTCATTGGCGCCGGCGGGCTCTTGCTCGCCGCGGGGTGGCGACGCCGACGCTTCTAG
- a CDS encoding cold-shock protein, which translates to MAERISGKVKWFNEDKGYGFIEREDGGEDVFLHYSELKDAGRGFKTIEEDARVEFEVEPGPKGPKAINVQRR; encoded by the coding sequence ATGGCAGAGAGAATCAGCGGCAAAGTGAAATGGTTCAATGAAGACAAAGGTTACGGCTTCATTGAGCGTGAGGACGGTGGCGAAGATGTCTTTCTCCACTACAGTGAACTCAAAGACGCCGGCCGAGGCTTCAAGACAATTGAAGAGGACGCCCGCGTCGAGTTCGAGGTCGAGCCGGGGCCGAAAGGTCCCAAGGCGATCAACGTGCAACGACGCTAG
- the phnE gene encoding phosphonate ABC transporter, permease protein PhnE, whose protein sequence is MSHPQTAISVADLRVEYLDQGRKVRALDGISLEIRQGEKVAVIGPSGSGKSTFIRVLSGLVEPSEGHVEVAGRRLGPNGAIPREHYRDVGLVFQSHGLVPQLSARRNVLCGRLFDYGPAAVGFRPEHDAKAEEYLRHLGLGERIDVPVSRLSGGERQRVALARLLLQNPSVALLDEPISNLDVHWATRAVDSLQELRDGEGTVVMVAHDLDLARMWADRVVYLRDGRLVADGDPDAVCRQFEELGDTVETSPDDAETDGALAGQVAGQEAGKEEPDEPLSPGMNRKGFYALVGAGLIAAFIWAAIGVEFSASKLFGNLDNAADFLGRLFPPDFSDGVTEPVLASLIETIQMALLGTSLAAVLSLPIAVMAARNISPGWLRTGARLVLNLLRTVPSIIWGLFFVAIVGLGPFPGILALTFYASGYLGKFYYEGIESIDIKPLRALKTVGAGRIHRFRFGVLPQVIPLLLGYTLYMFEYNVRSASILGVVGAGGIGFYLYTYINNFNYAKATTALLALLVVVTAIDALSSVLRRRLGQAA, encoded by the coding sequence ATGTCTCACCCGCAGACCGCCATCTCCGTCGCAGACCTTCGCGTCGAGTACCTCGACCAGGGTCGCAAAGTTCGCGCCTTAGACGGGATCTCCCTCGAGATCCGCCAGGGCGAAAAGGTGGCGGTCATCGGGCCGAGCGGCAGCGGCAAGTCGACGTTTATCAGGGTGCTCAGCGGGCTCGTCGAGCCCAGCGAGGGCCACGTCGAGGTCGCCGGCCGCCGGCTCGGGCCCAACGGAGCCATCCCCCGCGAGCACTACCGCGACGTGGGACTCGTCTTCCAAAGCCACGGGCTCGTCCCGCAGCTGAGCGCGCGGCGAAACGTGCTGTGCGGCCGGCTGTTCGACTACGGGCCGGCCGCCGTTGGTTTTCGCCCCGAGCACGACGCCAAGGCCGAAGAATACCTTCGCCACCTGGGCCTAGGCGAGCGCATCGACGTGCCCGTCTCGCGGCTGAGCGGCGGCGAGCGCCAGCGCGTCGCCCTGGCGCGCCTGCTGCTGCAAAACCCCTCGGTCGCCCTGCTCGACGAGCCCATCTCGAACCTCGACGTGCACTGGGCGACCCGCGCGGTCGACTCCCTCCAAGAGCTTCGCGACGGCGAAGGAACGGTGGTCATGGTCGCCCACGACCTCGACCTGGCCCGCATGTGGGCCGACCGCGTCGTCTACCTGCGCGACGGCCGCCTCGTCGCCGACGGCGACCCCGACGCGGTGTGCCGTCAATTCGAAGAGCTCGGCGACACGGTCGAGACGTCGCCCGACGACGCCGAGACCGACGGCGCCTTGGCCGGTCAGGTTGCAGGACAAGAGGCCGGCAAAGAAGAGCCCGACGAGCCCCTCTCCCCCGGCATGAACCGCAAGGGCTTCTACGCCCTGGTCGGCGCCGGGCTCATCGCCGCGTTTATCTGGGCGGCCATCGGCGTGGAGTTCAGCGCCTCGAAGCTCTTCGGCAACCTCGACAACGCCGCCGATTTTTTGGGCCGCCTCTTCCCGCCCGACTTCTCCGACGGGGTCACAGAGCCCGTGCTCGCCTCGCTCATCGAGACGATCCAGATGGCCCTTTTGGGCACGAGCCTGGCCGCGGTCCTGTCGCTCCCCATCGCGGTCATGGCCGCCCGCAACATCTCACCGGGCTGGCTTCGCACCGGCGCTCGCCTGGTCCTCAACCTCTTGCGCACCGTGCCGAGCATCATCTGGGGCTTGTTCTTCGTGGCCATCGTCGGCCTCGGCCCCTTCCCCGGCATCCTCGCACTGACGTTTTACGCCTCGGGCTACCTCGGTAAGTTCTACTACGAGGGCATCGAGTCCATCGACATCAAGCCCTTGCGCGCCCTGAAGACCGTAGGCGCCGGGCGCATCCACCGCTTCCGCTTCGGCGTGCTGCCGCAGGTCATCCCGCTTCTGCTCGGCTACACCCTCTACATGTTCGAGTACAACGTGCGCTCGGCGAGTATCCTGGGCGTGGTCGGCGCCGGCGGCATCGGGTTTTACCTGTACACCTACATCAACAACTTCAACTACGCCAAAGCGACCACCGCCCTGCTCGCCCTGCTCGTGGTCGTCACCGCCATCGACGCCCTCAGCTCGGTGCTGCGCCGCCGCCTCGGACAGGCGGCGTAG
- a CDS encoding phosphate/phosphite/phosphonate ABC transporter substrate-binding protein: MSNRAKNIIVLLLVGALVALAGCEKQEDAGGEAAEKTEEAKSEETTDEKEEAEVEELVFAFQPQANPEALTPDAEKLAEHLSKEIGVEAKVFMPTNYAGVVEALRAGNADVAYFSGWPYLVAHKEAGAELVVVEERDGKPFYYSQWYVSKDGDVDSLADLKGKDIAFTSPTSTSGYLFPLAKVIEEGLVEKQGDPKKFFGEVLYAGGYEQALKALVNGKVAAAAASDYAYDRYLNDEERAKIEVLTKQGPVPTHGIAVRGELSDEMTEKIKNALLTLNKPENKELLKSVYGAEKLVARTHDEHVGALSKALELVGDKDDQKAAEDKKADQDKKADQSK; encoded by the coding sequence ATGTCGAATCGAGCAAAGAACATCATCGTATTGCTGCTTGTCGGCGCCCTAGTCGCGCTGGCCGGCTGTGAGAAGCAAGAAGACGCCGGCGGCGAGGCGGCCGAGAAGACCGAGGAGGCCAAGTCGGAGGAGACGACCGACGAGAAGGAGGAGGCCGAGGTCGAAGAGCTCGTCTTCGCCTTCCAGCCGCAGGCCAACCCCGAGGCGCTCACGCCCGACGCCGAGAAGCTCGCCGAGCACCTGTCCAAGGAGATTGGCGTGGAGGCCAAGGTCTTTATGCCGACCAACTACGCGGGCGTCGTCGAGGCGCTTCGCGCCGGCAACGCCGACGTGGCCTACTTCAGCGGCTGGCCTTACCTAGTCGCCCACAAGGAGGCGGGCGCCGAGCTGGTCGTGGTCGAGGAGCGCGACGGCAAGCCGTTTTACTACTCGCAGTGGTACGTGAGCAAAGACGGCGACGTCGACTCGCTGGCCGACCTGAAGGGCAAGGACATCGCGTTCACCTCGCCGACGTCGACCTCCGGGTATCTCTTCCCGCTGGCCAAGGTCATCGAGGAGGGACTGGTCGAAAAGCAGGGCGATCCCAAGAAGTTCTTCGGTGAAGTTCTGTACGCCGGCGGCTACGAGCAGGCCCTCAAGGCGCTGGTCAACGGCAAGGTCGCCGCGGCCGCTGCCTCCGACTACGCCTACGACCGCTACCTCAACGACGAGGAGCGCGCCAAGATCGAGGTGCTCACCAAGCAGGGGCCGGTGCCCACCCACGGCATCGCCGTTCGCGGTGAGCTCTCCGACGAGATGACCGAGAAGATCAAAAACGCTCTGTTGACGCTCAACAAGCCGGAGAATAAGGAACTTCTCAAGAGCGTTTACGGCGCCGAGAAGCTCGTCGCGCGTACGCACGACGAGCACGTCGGAGCCCTGTCGAAGGCGCTCGAATTGGTCGGCGACAAGGACGACCAGAAGGCCGCCGAAGACAAGAAGGCCGACCAGGACAAGAAAGCTGACCAGAGCAAGTAA
- a CDS encoding NCS2 family permease: MTDEPESAPNPGPLDRFFGLSEANTSPGAEMRAGLTTFLTMAYILFVNPSILAQAIQIEDANVTAQLLTATALAACFGTLVMGLVARFPFALAPGMGLNAYFAFTVVLGMGIPWQTALGAVFISGLVFVLLSFGGVRQAIVNAIPGDLQIATSAGIGLFLAIIGASNAGIVADHPVTLVTLGDVASPGVALALGGFLITAVLMALRVRGAILAGIVLTSVAAVVLGAPVFDGEAFGGLSEGVIRAPAWPVDLFAKLDLTAALSLGLLDVVFIFFFVDLFDTAGTLVGLGHKAGYMDEEGRLPGASRAFFSDAIATCFGAILGTSTTTSYVESAAGVEEGGRTGLTAVAVALLFGLSIFLWPLASAVPLVATAPALIIVGALMMSHIGEVDWSDVRVSVPAFVTIIGMPLTYSIANGISFGIISWVVIHLLSGKGRDVHPILYVLAVLLVVRYAWLGGA, from the coding sequence ATGACCGATGAACCAGAATCAGCCCCGAACCCCGGCCCACTCGACCGCTTTTTTGGCCTCAGCGAGGCCAACACGTCGCCCGGCGCGGAGATGCGCGCCGGGCTGACGACGTTCTTGACGATGGCCTATATCCTGTTCGTCAACCCGAGCATCCTCGCGCAGGCCATCCAGATCGAGGACGCCAACGTCACCGCGCAGTTGCTCACGGCGACCGCGCTGGCCGCCTGCTTCGGCACGCTCGTGATGGGTCTGGTGGCCCGGTTTCCATTTGCGCTGGCGCCGGGCATGGGCCTGAACGCCTACTTCGCTTTCACGGTCGTGTTGGGGATGGGCATCCCCTGGCAGACGGCGCTCGGGGCGGTGTTCATCAGCGGTCTCGTCTTCGTGTTGCTCAGCTTCGGCGGGGTGCGCCAGGCGATCGTCAACGCCATCCCCGGGGACCTACAGATCGCCACCAGCGCGGGCATCGGCCTCTTTTTGGCGATCATCGGGGCGAGCAACGCGGGCATCGTTGCCGACCACCCGGTGACCTTGGTCACCCTGGGGGATGTGGCCAGCCCGGGCGTCGCCCTCGCCCTGGGCGGCTTTCTGATCACCGCCGTCCTCATGGCCCTGCGGGTGCGCGGGGCGATTCTGGCGGGTATCGTGCTCACCTCGGTGGCCGCCGTCGTTCTGGGCGCGCCCGTCTTCGACGGCGAGGCCTTCGGCGGGCTCTCCGAGGGTGTCATCCGCGCGCCGGCCTGGCCGGTCGACCTCTTCGCCAAGCTCGACCTCACTGCCGCCCTGTCGCTGGGCCTTCTGGACGTGGTCTTCATCTTCTTTTTCGTCGACCTCTTCGACACCGCCGGCACGCTCGTCGGGCTGGGCCACAAGGCCGGCTACATGGACGAAGAGGGCCGGCTCCCCGGCGCCTCGCGCGCCTTTTTCTCCGACGCCATCGCCACCTGCTTCGGCGCGATCTTGGGCACGAGCACGACCACCTCGTACGTCGAGTCGGCCGCCGGCGTCGAAGAGGGAGGGCGCACCGGGCTGACGGCCGTGGCCGTCGCCCTTCTGTTCGGCCTGAGCATCTTTTTGTGGCCGCTCGCCTCCGCCGTGCCGCTCGTGGCCACCGCCCCGGCGCTCATCATCGTTGGCGCGCTGATGATGTCGCATATCGGCGAGGTCGACTGGTCGGACGTGCGCGTGTCGGTGCCCGCGTTTGTGACCATCATCGGCATGCCGCTGACCTACTCGATCGCCAACGGCATCTCGTTTGGCATCATCTCGTGGGTCGTCATCCACCTGCTGTCGGGCAAGGGACGCGACGTGCATCCCATTTTGTACGTGCTCGCCGTGCTGTTGGTGGTCCGTTATGCGTGGCTCGGCGGGGCGTGA
- a CDS encoding Na+/H+ antiporter subunit G, with amino-acid sequence MFVEVILSFLLVTGAAFAFIGSLGLAKLPDFYMRLHGPTKATTLGIGSMLGASVIYAATAEQTFTLHELLITIFLFITAPISAHLLAKAALFRGIEDTTGKVLENVITSHPEPDASQYPDLEDFDDDEDE; translated from the coding sequence ATGTTCGTCGAAGTCATCCTGTCATTTCTGCTGGTCACCGGGGCGGCCTTTGCCTTTATCGGCTCGCTGGGCCTCGCCAAGCTGCCCGACTTCTACATGCGCCTGCACGGGCCCACCAAGGCGACCACCCTGGGCATCGGCTCGATGCTGGGCGCGTCGGTCATCTACGCGGCCACCGCCGAGCAGACCTTCACGCTCCACGAGCTGCTCATCACGATCTTCTTGTTCATCACCGCCCCCATCAGCGCGCACCTGCTGGCCAAGGCCGCCCTGTTCCGCGGCATCGAAGACACCACCGGCAAGGTGCTCGAAAACGTCATCACCAGTCACCCCGAGCCGGATGCCAGCCAGTATCCGGATCTGGAGGATTTTGATGATGATGAGGATGAGTGA
- a CDS encoding K+/H+ antiporter subunit F encodes MLQTAIYIAFALTTAALIMNMWRMVKGPDLVDRIVALDTMYINTIALLILAGIYMASALFFEAALLIAMMGFVGTVALCKYLLRGNIIE; translated from the coding sequence ATGCTACAGACTGCCATCTACATCGCATTCGCGCTGACCACCGCCGCGCTCATCATGAATATGTGGCGCATGGTCAAGGGACCTGACCTGGTCGATCGCATCGTGGCCCTGGACACGATGTACATCAACACCATCGCCCTGCTCATCTTGGCCGGCATCTACATGGCCAGCGCGCTGTTCTTCGAGGCGGCGCTGCTTATCGCCATGATGGGCTTTGTGGGCACGGTCGCCCTGTGCAAGTACCTGCTTCGCGGCAACATCATCGAATAG
- a CDS encoding Na+/H+ antiporter subunit E, translating into MTQSSTQSRTLRERVLPRPVFTVVLWLTWLLAAGSVSVGSLLLGGLLAVAVPWLFRTFWPEAPALQNLGAMIRYFWIVAFDIIVANLIVARLIVGPNKRLRPEWLEIPLDIEHPYAISILASTISLTPGTVSSNLSGDRKTLLVHSLDCPDPEAEIARIKRRYESPLEEMFE; encoded by the coding sequence ATGACCCAAAGCTCCACACAATCGAGGACGCTGCGAGAGCGGGTGCTGCCGCGCCCGGTATTCACCGTGGTGCTCTGGCTGACCTGGCTGCTCGCCGCCGGAAGTGTCAGCGTCGGCTCGCTGCTCCTGGGCGGCCTGCTCGCGGTGGCCGTGCCCTGGCTCTTTCGGACGTTTTGGCCCGAGGCGCCCGCCCTTCAGAATCTGGGGGCGATGATTCGCTACTTCTGGATCGTCGCCTTCGACATCATCGTAGCCAACCTGATCGTGGCCCGGCTCATCGTCGGGCCCAACAAGCGGCTGCGCCCCGAGTGGCTCGAGATCCCGCTCGACATCGAGCACCCCTACGCCATCAGCATCCTGGCGAGCACCATCTCGCTGACCCCGGGCACCGTGTCGTCGAACCTGAGCGGGGACCGCAAGACGCTCCTGGTCCACAGCCTCGACTGCCCCGATCCCGAGGCCGAAATCGCGCGCATCAAGCGCCGCTACGAGTCGCCGCTCGAGGAGATGTTCGAGTAA